One window of Silvimonas iriomotensis genomic DNA carries:
- a CDS encoding energy transducer TonB → MQSRADPEPQHWPVPQAAGAVALAARGARNLPDSPAHVRGLLLALLASGLIHGLAFTVLGPALSHHEVPILAEPFTLQIILPPLQPPTRPTPAPSAQPPQHQQAEPTAAAAIPVPARAPRISPNPHLPTPHSQAAQPQPVASPAAAPAVSVPQPVAAPEPAVAVSAPAPPVAADEPVSEARADAGYLHNPPPVYPDFAQARGWVGRVLLKVHVLASGRADQVELQQSCGHKLLDDAARRAVQEWAFVPAKRGNTAIDSWVSVPIDFKLGQ, encoded by the coding sequence ATGCAGAGCAGGGCAGACCCTGAACCGCAGCACTGGCCTGTGCCGCAGGCCGCTGGCGCCGTCGCGCTGGCTGCGAGGGGGGCCCGCAATCTGCCGGACTCCCCGGCGCATGTGCGCGGCCTGCTGCTTGCACTGCTGGCATCCGGGCTGATCCATGGCCTGGCTTTTACGGTACTGGGGCCAGCGCTGAGCCACCACGAGGTCCCAATCCTGGCCGAACCGTTCACGCTGCAGATTATCCTGCCACCGCTGCAACCGCCCACCCGGCCGACGCCAGCGCCATCTGCGCAGCCACCGCAACACCAGCAAGCCGAGCCAACGGCAGCCGCAGCGATCCCCGTACCGGCCAGGGCGCCCAGGATCTCGCCCAACCCGCATTTGCCAACCCCGCATAGCCAGGCGGCGCAGCCGCAGCCGGTGGCAAGCCCCGCAGCGGCGCCGGCCGTATCCGTACCCCAGCCGGTCGCCGCGCCCGAACCCGCCGTTGCGGTATCCGCACCGGCGCCGCCAGTGGCAGCGGATGAACCAGTCAGCGAAGCGCGTGCGGACGCGGGGTATCTGCACAATCCGCCGCCGGTTTATCCGGATTTCGCGCAGGCGCGCGGTTGGGTGGGGCGCGTGCTGCTTAAAGTGCATGTCCTGGCGAGCGGGCGGGCGGATCAAGTTGAGTTGCAGCAATCCTGCGGCCACAAACTACTGGACGACGCGGCCCGTCGCGCGGTGCAGGAATGGGCGTTTGTACCGGCAAAGCGCGGCAATACCGCCATTGATAGCTGGGTCAGCGTGCCGATCGACTTCAAACTGGGCCAGTAA
- a CDS encoding acyltransferase family protein, with product MKYRRDIDGLRALAVVPVIFFHAGFQFFNGGFIGVDIFFVISGYLITSIIIAELDTGSFSIIKFYERRARRILPALFLVLLTCFPFAWLWLLPSDMNRFSQSLIAVCTFSSNFFFAFKGGYFDPSAELNPLLHTWSLAVEEQFYVFFPVLLLLMWRFGKRTVLIFLGFIFLASLTLAEVYYPRNPIATFYLLPGRSWELMIGSFTAFYLARARASDSATRLHHMASLLGLLLILFAVFFYNASIPFPSLYTLVPTVGAALIILFSRPETLVGRLLGSPVMVGIGLISYSAYLWHQPLFAFTRIIFLDRPSTALMLILTLVSFMLAYLAWKFVETPFRNRQKFERKTIFINSAAFSLIVVVLGVSGITSNGFENRLPYNSRDLVVFGKTVKFAAIHSTDKSCQNLLGLSEIPEEVCVTNSQHPKILFAGDSHAMALYSSIYGKEFNLDSLLISGYSCPLYPNLSYIPAFKNSYGNTCPAIANEVIKAAKQFDSIKEIILVNYRPDTPDSRYAYYQDGKGISEQKAFEIGNDYMIDRLLETGKKVVYFIDVPHLKNDPRLCLQKLPFSFRPATDPGYPRACSISKEENDEARKTYLAEVSAIKKNHPQILIFDPASFFCKERDCNFKDGDRSLYNDTHHVSVLGSIGILDTMKSDALIGL from the coding sequence ATGAAATACAGGCGGGATATAGATGGACTGAGAGCACTTGCCGTCGTTCCCGTCATTTTTTTCCATGCGGGCTTTCAGTTTTTCAATGGCGGGTTTATAGGCGTAGATATCTTTTTTGTCATCAGCGGCTACCTGATTACCAGCATCATTATTGCTGAACTGGATACCGGAAGTTTTTCCATTATCAAATTTTACGAGCGCCGGGCCAGACGTATTCTACCGGCCTTGTTCCTGGTGCTTCTTACGTGTTTTCCATTTGCGTGGCTATGGTTACTGCCATCAGACATGAACCGGTTTTCCCAAAGCCTGATTGCGGTATGCACTTTCTCATCCAACTTCTTTTTTGCATTCAAGGGCGGATATTTTGACCCGTCTGCAGAATTGAACCCGCTGCTTCATACCTGGAGTCTGGCGGTGGAAGAACAGTTTTATGTTTTCTTTCCCGTTTTGTTGCTGCTTATGTGGCGCTTCGGGAAACGTACCGTGCTGATTTTTCTCGGTTTCATCTTTCTGGCAAGCCTGACGCTGGCAGAGGTTTATTATCCAAGAAATCCGATAGCGACCTTCTATCTGCTACCTGGGCGCAGCTGGGAGTTAATGATCGGCTCATTTACCGCCTTTTATCTGGCTCGCGCCAGGGCAAGTGATTCTGCAACCCGGCTGCATCACATGGCCAGCCTCCTCGGGTTACTGCTCATTTTGTTTGCCGTGTTCTTTTACAATGCCAGCATCCCGTTTCCCAGTTTGTATACCCTTGTGCCAACGGTTGGAGCGGCGCTGATTATCTTGTTCTCAAGGCCGGAAACGCTGGTCGGCCGCCTTCTGGGAAGCCCGGTAATGGTCGGCATCGGGCTGATCAGTTATAGCGCTTATCTCTGGCATCAGCCCTTGTTTGCCTTTACCCGTATCATTTTCCTGGATCGCCCCAGTACGGCACTGATGCTGATCCTCACCCTGGTTTCTTTCATGCTGGCTTACCTTGCATGGAAATTTGTAGAGACGCCGTTCAGAAACCGCCAGAAATTCGAGCGCAAGACTATTTTTATCAATAGTGCAGCCTTCAGTTTGATTGTCGTTGTACTGGGGGTTTCCGGCATCACCAGCAATGGCTTTGAAAATCGCCTGCCGTACAACAGCAGGGATCTGGTTGTATTCGGGAAAACAGTCAAATTTGCTGCCATTCATAGCACGGACAAAAGCTGCCAGAATCTATTGGGCTTGTCTGAAATACCCGAAGAAGTCTGTGTTACCAATTCACAGCATCCAAAAATTCTTTTTGCCGGTGACAGCCATGCCATGGCACTTTATTCATCCATATACGGAAAAGAATTTAATCTTGATTCGTTATTGATATCCGGATATTCCTGTCCACTTTACCCTAACCTGAGCTATATTCCAGCTTTTAAAAACTCTTATGGCAACACGTGCCCGGCCATTGCCAATGAAGTGATCAAGGCGGCAAAACAGTTTGATTCAATCAAGGAGATCATCCTTGTCAATTACCGGCCGGATACCCCGGACTCACGCTATGCTTACTATCAGGATGGAAAAGGAATTTCTGAACAGAAAGCCTTTGAAATCGGCAATGATTACATGATCGACCGCCTGCTTGAAACAGGAAAGAAAGTCGTCTATTTCATTGATGTTCCGCACTTGAAGAATGACCCCAGGCTGTGCCTTCAAAAACTGCCGTTTTCTTTCCGGCCCGCTACTGATCCTGGATATCCCAGAGCGTGCTCAATCAGCAAAGAAGAAAACGACGAAGCACGGAAAACCTATCTGGCCGAAGTCTCTGCCATCAAGAAAAATCATCCGCAAATCCTGATATTTGATCCCGCATCTTTCTTTTGCAAAGAACGTGATTGCAATTTCAAAGATGGCGACAGATCACTATATAACGACACGCATCACGTCAGTGTGCTTGGATCGATCGGTATTCTCGATACCATGAAGTCCGATGCATTGATTGGTCTTTAA
- a CDS encoding universal stress protein, with protein sequence MSTILVPVDGSAAAMHAVEFAAKLAQNDPSLKLHLLNVQSPNLYGSLIEGIGSTVPLHQILREQGETVLEPYVKALEGRTIAFDAQVKNGRPAEVICNYARDHNSLRIVMGTGGTATSNYLFGSVAYAVVAASPAPVTLIR encoded by the coding sequence ATGTCGACAATTCTTGTACCCGTTGATGGCTCCGCCGCAGCCATGCATGCAGTCGAATTTGCGGCAAAACTGGCGCAGAACGACCCATCGCTGAAACTGCATTTGCTCAATGTGCAATCACCCAATCTGTATGGATCGCTGATTGAAGGCATTGGCAGCACAGTACCGTTGCACCAGATTCTGCGTGAACAAGGCGAAACCGTGCTGGAGCCTTATGTCAAAGCGCTGGAAGGCCGCACTATTGCATTTGATGCCCAGGTTAAAAACGGCCGCCCTGCCGAAGTGATATGCAATTACGCCCGCGATCACAATTCATTGCGAATCGTAATGGGTACTGGCGGCACGGCGACCAGCAATTATCTGTTTGGTTCTGTGGCATATGCCGTTGTTGCTGCATCCCCTGCCCCGGTCACGTTGATTCGTTAA
- a CDS encoding TonB-dependent receptor, with the protein MSLAFVAMGISPLALAADAVTDTTPVLAPVQVVGTTPLPGSGVPADKIPANVQVFSGDDVAREGQTNIADFLEQNANGVNISQAQGNPYQADISFRGFTASPVLGTPQGLSVFMDGVRINEPFGDIVNWDLIPPGAIASIQLMPGSNPVFGLNTLGGALVVNTKDGVHNPGGQIDVSGGSFGRKTVQLQLGGSNDTLDYFVAANASNEDGWADHNASRVRQFFGKFGWSGETTSLHLITNLADNTLSGTQTIPLSFSNDIHQAYTWPDTNTNRLSFFNLEGSQFINDTLTLSGNMYYRKYKNENVSSNVNNDFGEIDPDTGLANSIPANNTQSQIDQESYGAALQLSAKGHLAGRPNQLVVGGSADIGRAPFTQFSQDATFTADRGTIALDDYSEVTNALTRNRYEGLFVSDSYDFAPRWTLTASGRFNYADIEITDQSGSQPLLNGSHSYSRFNPAVGINYAPADKSTLYATYSEGMRAPTAIELACADPDMPCSLPNDFLADPDLKMIVSHTYEAGARGDYGSNTSWSIALYRTDLDNDIGFVSSGGTAINSGFFQNIGKTRRQGLELAGATTLGPFTFNAAYSYIDATYLGSFSESSPSNSSADANGAIQVSSGDHIPGIPRHTLKLGADYHFATHWEVAASGIFRSDVFARGDENNQDVHGTVPGYAVFNLDMHYRPTRALDIYLLVDNVFNRQYANFGVLGANAFTGPGNSFDGANAVNEQFRGFGAPRGVWLGMNYNFAL; encoded by the coding sequence ATGTCGCTTGCCTTTGTGGCAATGGGCATTTCCCCACTGGCTCTGGCCGCTGATGCGGTGACCGATACCACGCCGGTGCTGGCACCGGTACAGGTGGTTGGCACGACGCCACTACCCGGCAGCGGCGTTCCAGCTGACAAGATACCGGCCAATGTCCAGGTTTTTTCTGGTGATGACGTCGCCCGCGAAGGGCAGACCAATATCGCTGACTTTCTTGAGCAGAACGCCAACGGGGTCAATATCAGCCAGGCGCAGGGCAACCCGTATCAGGCCGATATCAGTTTCCGCGGCTTCACGGCCTCGCCGGTGCTGGGCACCCCGCAAGGGCTGTCGGTCTTCATGGATGGCGTCCGCATCAACGAGCCGTTCGGGGATATCGTCAATTGGGATCTGATTCCCCCGGGCGCCATTGCCAGTATCCAGCTCATGCCCGGTTCTAACCCGGTTTTCGGGCTGAACACGCTGGGCGGTGCGCTTGTGGTGAATACCAAGGATGGCGTGCACAACCCCGGCGGGCAGATTGATGTCTCCGGCGGCTCGTTCGGCCGTAAAACGGTGCAGCTGCAACTGGGGGGCAGCAACGATACGCTGGATTATTTCGTGGCGGCCAATGCCTCTAACGAGGATGGCTGGGCAGATCACAACGCCAGCCGGGTGCGCCAGTTTTTTGGCAAGTTTGGCTGGAGCGGCGAAACCACGTCGCTGCATCTGATCACCAACCTGGCCGACAACACCCTCAGCGGCACGCAAACCATTCCGCTTTCGTTCAGCAACGATATCCACCAGGCCTATACCTGGCCAGACACCAACACCAACCGGCTGAGTTTCTTCAATCTGGAAGGCAGCCAGTTCATCAACGATACGCTGACGCTGTCCGGCAACATGTATTACCGTAAGTACAAAAACGAAAATGTCAGCAGCAACGTCAACAACGATTTCGGCGAGATTGATCCGGACACCGGGCTGGCCAATAGCATTCCGGCCAACAACACCCAGTCGCAGATCGACCAGGAAAGCTATGGCGCCGCGCTGCAGCTCTCGGCCAAAGGGCACCTGGCCGGGCGGCCCAATCAACTGGTGGTCGGGGGCAGTGCAGACATCGGGCGCGCGCCCTTTACCCAGTTCTCGCAAGATGCCACCTTCACTGCGGATCGCGGCACGATCGCCCTTGACGACTACTCAGAGGTCACCAATGCGCTGACCCGCAATCGCTATGAAGGGCTGTTTGTTTCTGATTCGTACGACTTTGCCCCGCGCTGGACGCTGACGGCCTCTGGCCGCTTCAACTACGCCGATATTGAAATTACCGATCAATCCGGCAGCCAGCCCTTGCTGAACGGCAGTCACAGCTATTCACGGTTCAACCCGGCCGTGGGTATCAATTACGCCCCGGCGGATAAATCCACCCTGTACGCGACCTACAGCGAGGGCATGCGGGCGCCGACGGCGATCGAACTGGCCTGCGCAGACCCGGATATGCCGTGCTCGCTGCCCAATGATTTTCTGGCCGACCCGGACCTGAAAATGATTGTGTCGCACACCTACGAGGCCGGCGCCCGTGGTGACTATGGCAGCAATACCAGCTGGAGCATCGCGCTTTACCGCACAGATCTGGATAACGATATCGGCTTTGTCAGCAGCGGCGGCACGGCGATCAACTCGGGCTTCTTCCAGAACATTGGCAAGACGCGGCGGCAAGGTCTGGAACTGGCCGGTGCGACCACGCTGGGGCCGTTCACTTTCAACGCGGCGTACAGTTATATCGACGCCACGTATCTTGGCAGCTTCAGCGAAAGCAGCCCGAGCAACTCCAGTGCCGATGCCAACGGCGCCATTCAGGTCAGCTCGGGCGACCATATCCCGGGCATTCCGCGGCATACGCTCAAGCTTGGCGCGGACTATCACTTTGCAACGCATTGGGAAGTAGCGGCTTCAGGTATTTTCCGCAGCGATGTCTTTGCGCGTGGCGATGAAAACAACCAGGACGTTCACGGCACCGTGCCAGGCTACGCGGTGTTTAACCTGGATATGCACTACCGCCCGACGCGCGCGCTGGATATCTATCTGCTGGTTGATAACGTGTTCAACCGGCAATACGCCAATTTCGGGGTGCTGGGCGCCAATGCCTTCACCGGCCCTGGCAACAGCTTTGACGGTGCCAATGCCGTGAATGAGCAATTTCGTGGTTTTGGCGCGCCGCGCGGGGTGTGGCTGGGGATGAACTATAACTTTGCGCTGTAA
- a CDS encoding universal stress protein yields MTTLLIPVDGSPHSLRAIERALAFKQQDQWTDLVILSVAPLLLGRTRGFFTTAQLNLLYERQTQEMQREAKAMLDKAGQPFNAMVVPGNTVDTILNVAADVGAAQIYMGTRGHGAAASLLLGSVANRVASLSDVPVTLVN; encoded by the coding sequence ATGACTACCCTGTTGATCCCCGTCGACGGCTCGCCGCATTCCTTGCGGGCGATCGAACGCGCGCTGGCCTTCAAGCAACAAGACCAATGGACCGATCTGGTCATCCTGAGCGTGGCCCCGCTCTTGCTGGGCCGCACACGTGGCTTCTTTACCACCGCGCAACTTAACCTCTTGTACGAGCGGCAAACCCAGGAAATGCAGCGTGAAGCCAAGGCCATGCTGGACAAAGCCGGCCAGCCCTTTAACGCCATGGTCGTGCCGGGCAATACGGTCGACACCATCCTGAACGTGGCCGCTGATGTTGGCGCGGCGCAAATCTATATGGGCACGCGGGGGCATGGCGCGGCGGCATCGCTGTTGCTGGGTTCTGTCGCCAACCGCGTGGCGTCGCTCTCAGACGTGCCGGTCACGCTCGTCAACTAA
- a CDS encoding patatin-like phospholipase family protein gives MFGRSHGKPLLNLALQGGGAHGAFTWGVLDALLEAGIYRFEGISGTSAGAMNAVAVAHGLCLGGPDEARATLAAFWGRVADTLPREMTQPMGTDVQAPPGLQMVFHLTRWFSPYQLNPLDYNPLRKIIESLFDFDRIRRAAPVKLFVAATNANTGHLKLFQNEELSADALLASACLPSMQQAVKIGGEAYWDGGYAANPAVFPLFKFCQSDDILLVLLSPMIHGETPRTASEIQRRAMLLGFNSAFLREMRLFALLQDMADDAGLIHGQLERQLRAMRFHAIQADPSLAELDHSSQATTHGPFLTWLRDEGRAAALRWLQLHGQQVGRHATLDLKPLFLRN, from the coding sequence ATGTTCGGGCGCAGTCATGGCAAGCCGTTGTTGAATCTGGCCCTGCAAGGTGGCGGTGCCCACGGTGCGTTCACCTGGGGTGTGCTGGATGCCTTGCTGGAAGCGGGTATTTACCGCTTTGAGGGCATCAGCGGCACCAGCGCCGGGGCGATGAATGCGGTGGCCGTGGCGCATGGTTTGTGTCTGGGCGGGCCGGATGAAGCGCGGGCGACGCTGGCGGCGTTCTGGGGCCGGGTGGCCGATACCCTGCCGCGCGAAATGACCCAGCCCATGGGCACGGATGTGCAAGCGCCGCCGGGCTTGCAGATGGTGTTTCATCTGACACGCTGGTTTTCTCCCTATCAGCTCAACCCGCTTGATTACAACCCGCTGCGCAAGATCATTGAGTCTTTGTTCGACTTCGATCGCATCCGCCGTGCGGCGCCGGTCAAACTGTTTGTGGCCGCGACCAATGCCAACACCGGGCATCTGAAGCTGTTCCAGAACGAAGAATTATCGGCCGATGCGCTATTGGCGTCGGCCTGTCTGCCGTCCATGCAGCAAGCGGTCAAAATTGGCGGCGAAGCGTATTGGGACGGTGGCTACGCGGCCAATCCGGCCGTGTTTCCCTTGTTCAAGTTTTGCCAAAGTGACGACATCTTGCTGGTGCTGCTCTCGCCCATGATCCATGGCGAAACCCCGCGCACGGCCAGTGAAATCCAGCGCCGCGCCATGCTGCTGGGTTTTAACAGCGCGTTTTTGCGGGAAATGCGTCTGTTTGCGCTGTTGCAGGATATGGCCGATGACGCCGGGTTGATTCACGGCCAGCTGGAGCGACAGTTACGCGCCATGCGTTTTCACGCAATCCAGGCAGACCCGTCGCTGGCGGAGCTGGATCACTCCAGCCAGGCGACGACGCACGGCCCGTTTCTGACCTGGCTGCGTGATGAAGGCCGCGCTGCGGCATTGCGCTGGCTGCAATTGCACGGGCAGCAGGTGGGCCGGCACGCGACGCTGGATCTCAAGCCGCTCTTTCTCAGAAACTGA
- a CDS encoding sigma-70 family RNA polymerase sigma factor yields MPQQITDTDGALFERLRPRLIAISRRVVGSEAEAEEIVQDCFLRWQNAERAALNTPVAWLTTVVRHQSIDRLRKRTRDTLAAHAALDLTPAASVAAPEHDLLRRAELGEALAHLLARLTPAERLTLVLHEVFECEHADIAQVLGTKPVNTRQHLARARRRLRQADNDTALPAHEQPGAEHIQRFQRALTSLDVPALLTLLGEPVALHAGTQPQPGMRACANDGGYGVLMAA; encoded by the coding sequence ATGCCGCAGCAGATTACCGATACCGATGGCGCCCTCTTTGAGCGCCTGCGCCCGCGCCTGATTGCCATCAGCCGACGCGTTGTGGGCAGCGAGGCCGAAGCCGAAGAGATCGTGCAAGACTGTTTTCTGCGCTGGCAAAACGCCGAACGGGCTGCGCTCAATACGCCGGTGGCCTGGCTCACCACCGTGGTCCGGCACCAGTCCATAGACCGCCTGCGCAAGCGCACGCGCGACACCCTGGCCGCGCACGCCGCGCTGGATCTGACACCGGCGGCATCGGTCGCGGCGCCAGAACATGACCTGCTGCGCCGTGCCGAACTGGGCGAGGCGCTGGCGCATTTGCTGGCCCGGCTGACCCCGGCAGAACGACTGACGCTGGTGCTGCATGAAGTCTTCGAGTGTGAACACGCTGACATCGCCCAAGTGCTGGGGACCAAACCCGTGAACACCCGCCAGCACCTGGCGCGCGCCCGCCGCCGTTTGCGGCAGGCAGATAACGACACCGCGCTACCTGCCCATGAGCAACCAGGCGCAGAACACATCCAGCGCTTTCAGCGCGCGCTGACCAGCCTGGACGTGCCGGCGCTACTCACCTTGCTGGGCGAACCAGTCGCCTTGCATGCCGGGACGCAACCTCAGCCTGGGATGCGGGCCTGTGCCAACGATGGTGGCTATGGCGTGCTGATGGCCGCGTAG
- the clpP gene encoding ATP-dependent Clp endopeptidase proteolytic subunit ClpP: MASYFPRGLGLVPTVIEQTGGGERAYDIFSRLLKERVIFLVGEVTEQSANLVVAQLLFLESENPDKDISLYINSPGGSVYAGMAVYDTMQFIKPDVSTLCTGMAASMGSFLLAAGAIGKRYALPNARLMLHQPSGGAQGVAADIEIQAREVLYLRHRLNSIYAERTGRTVEQIEKDLDRDHYMSAAEGAQYGLIDHVLVAREAHYGR, encoded by the coding sequence ATGGCTTCTTATTTTCCCCGCGGACTAGGCCTTGTGCCCACCGTCATTGAACAAACCGGCGGCGGTGAACGCGCCTACGACATTTTCTCCCGCTTGCTAAAAGAGCGGGTCATTTTCCTGGTAGGTGAAGTCACCGAGCAATCGGCCAATCTGGTTGTCGCGCAGCTACTGTTTCTGGAATCAGAAAACCCCGACAAGGACATTTCACTGTATATCAATTCGCCGGGCGGTTCGGTGTATGCGGGCATGGCCGTGTACGACACCATGCAGTTCATCAAGCCCGACGTGTCCACGTTGTGTACCGGCATGGCGGCCAGTATGGGTTCGTTCTTGCTGGCCGCAGGGGCGATCGGCAAGCGCTACGCCTTGCCCAATGCCCGGCTGATGCTGCATCAGCCCTCTGGCGGCGCCCAGGGCGTGGCGGCCGATATTGAAATCCAGGCGCGTGAAGTGCTGTATTTGCGTCATCGGCTTAACAGTATTTATGCCGAGCGCACCGGGCGCACGGTTGAACAGATCGAGAAAGACCTGGACCGCGACCATTACATGTCTGCCGCAGAAGGCGCGCAATACGGCCTGATTGATCATGTGCTGGTCGCGCGCGAGGCGCATTACGGCCGGTAA
- a CDS encoding methyl-accepting chemotaxis protein, which yields MRSLRSRLIVFMVILTVVITSLLAGAAYYKMRTEILAGLNNEIRGVAVGYNVVLRNWIADKRRVIGGVGEMIGAATTDATPILTQAEKSSTFDSVYFGTTSKQMIQGHNLDLPAGYDPTSRPWYKQAVSDDKLILTAPYIDASTKQLTLSFAAPVKGADKQLKGVVAGDVYLSALVKDVLNIKLTGDGYAFLVGKDGKVLAHSDASLVLKSVSDVSKDLPGDQLGTIADGQLHEANIGGQEKFFFLEPIEQSDLYLALVIDKSAALAPLNQMLGLCIGALVLVLVVVVPLASLLIGNMLSGLIRVRAAMQEIAQGGGDLTRKIDITGNDEIAQTAEAFNRFTEQLRAMFSDIQKQSDSLTTGVEGINSVLRDLANDSQRLSDLAATNAATIEEITVSISHIADNATDADELVKSTGKLSGDSAATVQQVAHEVGRSSQEVESLANLLDTLSRRSQEISSIIQVIKEIADQTNLLALNAAIEAARAGEQGRGFAVVADEVRKLAERTGSATLEITGMIDAIRAETDAAVGSMQRTHNVVQRGVTLSEEASSNIGTIRENMDGVMRKMGEIALSTKEQQQATTAMAQSAEDITARMQQTDASLQRATDSVRHLNELATFLRQLFSKFRI from the coding sequence ATGCGTTCTTTGCGTTCAAGACTGATTGTTTTCATGGTGATCCTGACCGTAGTGATCACCTCGTTACTGGCTGGCGCGGCGTATTACAAGATGCGCACGGAAATTCTGGCCGGCCTGAACAACGAAATCCGGGGTGTCGCCGTTGGCTATAACGTGGTGCTGCGCAACTGGATTGCCGACAAGCGCCGGGTCATTGGTGGCGTGGGCGAGATGATCGGCGCCGCCACCACGGACGCCACGCCAATTCTGACGCAGGCTGAAAAGAGTTCCACATTTGATTCAGTCTATTTTGGCACCACCAGCAAACAGATGATCCAGGGCCATAACCTGGATTTACCGGCCGGCTACGACCCCACCAGCCGCCCCTGGTACAAGCAGGCGGTCAGCGACGACAAGCTGATTCTCACCGCGCCCTATATTGATGCCTCGACCAAACAACTGACCCTTTCTTTTGCCGCACCGGTCAAAGGTGCGGACAAGCAACTCAAAGGCGTGGTGGCGGGCGACGTGTACCTCTCGGCCCTCGTCAAGGACGTGCTCAACATCAAGCTGACCGGCGACGGCTACGCGTTTCTGGTGGGCAAAGACGGCAAGGTGCTAGCGCACAGCGATGCCTCACTGGTGCTCAAATCGGTGTCTGATGTCTCTAAAGACCTGCCCGGCGATCAGCTGGGCACGATTGCCGACGGGCAACTGCACGAGGCCAATATCGGCGGGCAGGAGAAATTCTTTTTCCTGGAGCCGATTGAGCAATCTGATCTGTACCTGGCGCTGGTGATCGACAAATCGGCCGCGCTGGCGCCACTGAACCAGATGCTGGGCCTGTGCATTGGTGCGCTGGTGTTGGTGCTGGTGGTGGTGGTGCCGCTGGCCAGCTTGCTGATCGGCAATATGTTGTCGGGCCTGATCCGCGTGCGCGCGGCCATGCAGGAAATCGCCCAGGGTGGTGGCGATTTGACGCGCAAGATCGACATCACCGGCAACGACGAAATTGCCCAGACGGCAGAGGCCTTCAACCGCTTTACCGAGCAGTTGCGCGCCATGTTCAGCGATATCCAGAAACAAAGCGACAGCCTGACCACCGGGGTGGAAGGCATCAACAGCGTCTTGCGTGACCTGGCCAACGACTCGCAGCGCCTGTCAGACCTGGCGGCGACCAACGCAGCAACCATTGAAGAAATCACCGTCAGCATTTCTCATATTGCCGACAACGCCACCGACGCCGACGAACTGGTCAAGAGCACCGGCAAACTGTCGGGCGATTCTGCCGCCACCGTGCAGCAAGTTGCGCACGAAGTGGGCAGATCGTCGCAGGAAGTCGAATCGCTGGCCAACCTTCTTGACACCCTGAGCCGGCGCTCGCAGGAAATCAGCAGCATCATCCAGGTGATCAAGGAAATTGCCGACCAGACCAACCTGCTGGCGCTGAACGCGGCCATTGAAGCCGCCCGCGCCGGCGAGCAAGGGCGCGGCTTTGCCGTGGTGGCCGACGAAGTGCGCAAACTGGCTGAACGTACCGGATCGGCCACGCTGGAAATCACTGGCATGATCGACGCCATCCGCGCCGAAACCGACGCCGCCGTTGGCAGCATGCAACGCACGCACAATGTGGTGCAGCGTGGGGTGACGCTGTCGGAAGAGGCCTCCAGCAACATCGGCACCATCCGCGAAAACATGGATGGCGTCATGCGCAAGATGGGCGAGATTGCGCTGTCTACCAAAGAGCAGCAACAGGCCACCACGGCCATGGCGCAAAGCGCGGAAGACATCACCGCCCGCATGCAGCAAACCGATGCCTCTTTGCAGCGCGCGACAGACAGCGTGCGGCACCTGAACGAGCTGGCAACTTTCCTGCGGCAGTTGTTCAGCAAGTTCCGGATCTGA